From the Porites lutea chromosome 5, jaPorLute2.1, whole genome shotgun sequence genome, the window TACAGCCAAATGTGtagaaatttattgtttttgctcTTAAGGCAAATACGAGTAAACCACATGCAAAAGTGTTCTTTTGGTATCCTGGAAAAACAAGAGCAAACACCAGTGCAAATTAGGggttttgcaatatttttgccTGCATTTGAAGTACAGTGAAAACtgtcatttttgcaaaggatGTAAATTTGAGTAAATTGGTAGAAATGTTGAAGATTTGCCCATGCTGCAAATATGTATCAAATTTGTATCAAACCATTACATTTACTTGACTTTTGCGTATCAATACCTATCTAGCAAATATATGTATTTGCCCACACTTTAGCCGACAGCGCAAATGTAATGCAAATTTGGAGCTCCAAATTTACCACATATTTGCACCTTTCGCAAACATtagtaaatccgttttttcgtccagttATTAGCTCTCTTAAGTTgtaccaaaaaatatataatctcTTGGAGCCATTCTTAACAGTTTCATTAATATAGATATTCCAGGTCGAATCAATGGAAATATTGAGACCCAATAACTTTACACTGTCTACGGCTTCTAAAGCATCGCCGTTAATGAGAATGGGCTCAAATTCTTGCTGGGATTTTGTAAAGGATATTCGCATTTCTGGACTCTGTTTTTGACCATTGCACTACTCTATCTTTAGCACGTTGGGCGTTGCTAATGATAAGTTCCCCTTTCGCGACTGTTTCAGAGATAGTGGTATCATCTACATATTTCCATAAGCGTGCATTTTTGACAACAACGTCGTTAATCATAATCAAAAAAAGCCAAGGCCCTAATTTGGTTCCTTCAGGGGACAGGTTCCCGTTCAGATACATCATAAAGTTCACCAAGTTTGATCAATACAAAGTATATTATCATGACCGGAAGGTAAAAGCCCGACTTACTTTTAGACGTCCGAAACATTTACCTTTCTTCCAAACAACATATaatcttcaaaatatttcttctttggGAGAGTCATTTGACTACTACATTAGGCCGTAATGTATAAGGAGAACTTCCCTTTCCTCCGCAAAGGCCTCTCTGTATCGTAGGGAAgctggggagagagaaaaaggaaGCGCGCGGGGGACAATGGGATACCCAGCGGGGGCCTTTGCGGAGGAAAGAAGGAGAATTTGATCAGGCGTGCcttaaaaagttcaaatgccCAGGGGTAGGCGGGGCGGGCCTTAGTGGATGTTGAAGTTTtgaattcaacaacaacaacaactacaagcTTTATTTGCAGAACCATACAAGTACATActagtattgcaaaagctatttattattaaggttcaagaatatgatCTAAATTTAATCACAGTAAAATTAAGCCACCTTGTCCATAATTCGTCGCGTcacgatatatatatatatatatatattttttttttttcaagttttattttgatAATGACCAATGGTGAATACCATTGACAATACTGGAAAGAGTACCTTACGCGCTCGAAATTCTGCCGACAGAATTCAGTATACAAGCCTACGTGTGTAACTAGGCTGCTATATGGAGAATGTCGCTTTATAATGAGTGCGCGGCCAGAAGCCTTTAGATATTCGTTGGTATGCAAAAGGCCTTTTGGAAAATGGCTGCTGCATGCTCTGTGTTGTGTATAATTTTACGCAAATCAATCGCAAATGCACGACTTACCTTGATGAGACCATTGTCCTTTCCATCATTTACGTTTTTCCAGACACATTCTTTCCAGTTCTTAAACGGCATCGGGCTAAGTTCCCATTTTTGACCGGGAGGACCCTGGGCTCCAGGTTCTCCTTTAGCCCCTTCCTCTCCCTTTACACCAGCAGGTCCCTTATCACCAGGAGGTCCCTGAGGTCCAGTCTTCCCCTGCAATCCTTGATCACCTTCAGCTCCATCACGGCCATCACGTCCGTCACGTCCGTCGCGGCCTGGTGCACCAGGAGTACCATGCTTGCCGGGCATGCCGGGAATGCCACAACCACCATAGCAAAACGATGGAGATTGCTagtttcaaacaagaaaatagtaaaaattataaaaaatatatcttgtTATTCTTCGACTGATTGATCAAAAAACTGAAAGGCATAAATGCTGGTATGTGTACTTTTAGTAGAAACAGCTCGAGCTTTCCGCATATAAGAAAAATGCTTGTACAATGGGCTAATTTTTATCTGAAAATTTCAGTTTCCTAAGATCTCAGATTCAGAAAAGGcggcatttttttcattttcatgtgtTCGCTTCTCCTGCCTGCTTCTTAAATAGGTGTTATCTTCACTTCTCCACCATCACGTCTTTCTTCAGTCAAATGTCAGTGGAGTGGCGTCCTGAGAGCTTTCCGCATGTTGCTCGAgatttccccaaaaaaatcccttacTTTCTCAAAAACTTGCTCCAAATTTCCTCAAAGAAagtcaaaagtttctttttgtagcgaaagttgctcaaaagttgtttaaaaaaattgtaccGTGGTTTGTGCGGACTGTTTGTTGCCGCTAGTTGCCGTTACAGAAGTCATCATGGCCAGCAGTAACATTAATAAACTTAGCATGATGATCAGTTCGACCAGTTCACTTGACGAGATCTATCAAAAGCTCCTCAGCTGCCTGTGGAAAAGAGGATGATGCACTTTAGCCTGGAACTTTCAGGCactactcccccccccccccccccccccactccacCTCCACAAACATCAGTTATTGTTGCTTAGTGTTCATTGCAATCACCAATCAGTTTTGTGGTCCGAAAATATTTACTTAACTTGAATAAAACAAAGTTGAAATAATAAGATGAACTTTTAACCCTTGGTGAATAATTCTTCAAAAGGGATATAGCTGTGCACGTGCGTAATACGAAGCACGGGGGAGTgttaaaaagaattttaaatcaGCTTAAGTACTTAGCACCTTATTTAAACACGCAAttcaaatttcagtttttaggGAACAGAAACAGTGCACGTAATCTGGAGTC encodes:
- the LOC140937784 gene encoding collagen triple helix repeat-containing protein 1-like translates to MLSLLMLLLAMMTSVTATSGNKQSAQTTQSPSFCYGGCGIPGMPGKHGTPGAPGRDGRDGRDGRDGAEGDQGLQGKTGPQGPPGDKGPAGVKGEEGAKGEPGAQGPPGQKWELSPMPFKNWKECVWKNVNDGKDNGLIKDCVFTKNFSDTALHVYWTGALRITSCNSCCKRWYFTFNGAECSAPLPIDGVVYMATGGNKDLHRVRHIEGHCNNIHKGKVRVGFWIGNCASYGNADGYTGWNSVSRIFVEEVPKAQA